From a single Kitasatospora azatica KCTC 9699 genomic region:
- a CDS encoding RICIN domain-containing protein has translation MIRRLTSGPPTVLLAVAGLVATLGLAAGAPQVHAATTSTRADLPAAIVSLGDSAISGEGAGTDTSDGYFAGTDGPTNYCHRHPQSEIFDTGLSGLTPVDLACSGAQTGDLTSDPTLAQVTGGGSGDFGEPKQDVQLAQTAAKYNVKMVVVTIGANDDFDFSGIMESCLAQYFPIPKSQGCRDTIGSAAITQRAAKVIPKVTAAITDIRQTMRAAGYADGDYQLVYQSYFTPITPDIRSNAYVDKIAQGCPAFPEDLAWGHNWVVPTFDNALRQAAEAVPGVRFLDQRRVSYGHEVCAAWSSSPYEYTNGDVIDLSENTRNGCDYPIGILSLCENEIRQSYHLRVAGYRGEGACLGSFYRAPAQQEAYCTLNQGDGTSIQPLTPGQPFADAPEDGAWYQLTNAANGQVLDLAGGGTYGDSSKGRLAITYPASGSLNQSFVLEAKPGGSFELDFSGNRTMCLDATGAVTTPGTRLEQWGCNGGANQHWLVSPSANGTYKLADSQSPGMVATLSADHDAQSNPVVELAPDTGSAAQQWQLTKLGIVYLHG, from the coding sequence GTGATCAGGAGACTCACCTCGGGCCCACCAACCGTGCTGCTGGCCGTGGCCGGCCTGGTCGCCACCCTCGGCCTGGCCGCCGGCGCCCCGCAGGTGCACGCCGCCACCACCAGCACCCGGGCCGACCTGCCCGCCGCGATCGTCTCGCTCGGCGACAGCGCGATCTCCGGCGAGGGTGCCGGCACCGACACCAGCGACGGCTACTTCGCCGGCACCGACGGACCGACCAACTACTGCCACCGGCATCCGCAGTCGGAGATCTTCGACACCGGCCTGTCCGGACTGACCCCCGTCGACCTGGCCTGCTCGGGCGCCCAGACCGGCGACCTGACCAGCGACCCGACCCTGGCGCAGGTCACCGGCGGCGGCAGCGGCGACTTCGGTGAGCCCAAGCAGGACGTCCAACTCGCCCAGACCGCGGCCAAGTACAACGTCAAGATGGTCGTCGTCACGATCGGCGCCAACGACGACTTCGACTTCAGCGGAATCATGGAGAGCTGCCTCGCGCAGTACTTCCCGATCCCCAAGTCCCAGGGCTGCCGCGACACCATCGGCAGCGCCGCCATCACTCAACGGGCCGCCAAGGTGATCCCCAAGGTGACCGCGGCGATCACCGACATCCGTCAGACCATGCGGGCGGCCGGCTACGCGGACGGCGACTACCAGCTGGTCTACCAGTCGTACTTCACCCCGATCACCCCCGACATCCGCAGCAACGCGTACGTCGACAAGATCGCCCAGGGCTGCCCCGCCTTCCCGGAGGACCTCGCCTGGGGCCACAACTGGGTGGTGCCCACCTTCGACAACGCCCTGCGCCAGGCCGCCGAGGCGGTGCCCGGAGTGCGCTTCCTGGACCAGCGCCGGGTCTCCTACGGCCACGAGGTCTGCGCCGCGTGGAGCAGCTCGCCGTACGAGTACACCAACGGCGACGTGATCGACCTGTCGGAGAACACCCGCAACGGGTGCGACTACCCGATCGGCATCCTCTCGCTCTGCGAGAACGAGATCCGCCAGTCCTACCACCTGCGGGTGGCCGGCTACCGGGGCGAGGGCGCCTGCCTCGGCTCCTTCTACCGCGCCCCCGCCCAGCAGGAGGCCTACTGCACCCTCAACCAGGGCGACGGCACCTCGATCCAGCCGTTGACGCCCGGTCAGCCCTTCGCCGACGCCCCCGAGGACGGCGCCTGGTACCAGCTGACCAATGCCGCCAACGGCCAAGTGCTCGACCTGGCCGGCGGTGGCACCTACGGCGACAGCAGCAAGGGCCGCCTCGCCATCACCTATCCGGCGAGCGGCAGCCTCAACCAGTCCTTCGTCCTCGAGGCCAAGCCCGGCGGCAGCTTCGAGCTCGACTTCAGCGGCAACCGCACCATGTGCCTCGACGCCACCGGCGCCGTCACCACCCCCGGCACCCGCCTCGAACAGTGGGGCTGCAACGGCGGCGCCAACCAGCACTGGCTCGTCTCCCCCTCAGCCAACGGCACCTACAAGCTCGCCGACTCCCAGTCCCCGGGCATGGTGGCCACCCTGAGCGCTGATCACGACGCCCAGTCCAACCCCGTCGTCGAACTCGCCCCCGACACCGGCTCAGCGGCCCAGCAGTGGCAGCTGACCAAGCTCGGCATCGTCTACCTGCACGGCTGA
- a CDS encoding chaplin — MSVKKAAAVGAAVVGIVAAGAGTAMASSGAEGAAVGSPGVLSGNLVQVPIHIPVNACGNSVDVIGLLNPSFGNTCINEG, encoded by the coding sequence ATGAGCGTCAAGAAGGCTGCCGCTGTCGGCGCCGCCGTGGTTGGCATCGTGGCCGCGGGAGCCGGGACCGCCATGGCCAGCTCGGGTGCCGAGGGTGCCGCGGTCGGCTCCCCGGGCGTGCTGTCCGGCAACCTGGTCCAGGTGCCGATCCACATCCCGGTGAACGCTTGCGGCAACAGCGTCGACGTGATCGGCCTGCTGAACCCGTCGTTCGGCAACACCTGCATCAACGAAGGCTGA
- a CDS encoding chaplin, producing the protein MQNAKKLAVLSTAALGLVLGGAGAAAASSGAEGVAAGSPGVASGNEIQLPIHIPVNLCGNTVNVIGALNPAFGNTCINAEAEKHHHDDDDC; encoded by the coding sequence ATGCAGAACGCGAAGAAGCTCGCCGTACTCTCCACCGCCGCCCTCGGCCTGGTGCTCGGTGGCGCCGGCGCCGCCGCGGCCAGCTCCGGCGCGGAGGGCGTTGCCGCCGGCTCCCCCGGTGTGGCCTCCGGCAACGAGATCCAGCTGCCGATCCACATCCCGGTCAACCTCTGCGGCAACACGGTCAACGTGATCGGCGCCCTGAACCCGGCCTTCGGCAACACCTGCATCAACGCCGAGGCCGAGAAGCACCACCACGACGACGACGACTGCTGA
- a CDS encoding chaplin produces MRKFSKSLVLSAAAAGLLLGGAGAAAASSGAEGVAAHSPGVLSGNLVQVPVHVPINLCGNTVNVIGLLNPAFGNTCVNNG; encoded by the coding sequence ATGCGCAAGTTCTCGAAGTCTCTCGTCCTCTCCGCTGCGGCCGCCGGCCTGCTGCTCGGTGGCGCCGGTGCGGCCGCCGCCAGCTCGGGCGCGGAGGGCGTCGCGGCGCACTCCCCCGGCGTGCTCTCCGGCAACCTGGTTCAGGTTCCGGTGCACGTCCCGATCAACCTCTGCGGCAACACCGTCAACGTGATCGGTCTGCTGAACCCGGCGTTCGGCAACACCTGCGTCAACAACGGCTGA
- a CDS encoding transglycosylase family protein codes for MTFRNENTATATATTTPKKRNRVRMAVMGGAMLALPVAGLVAANTASAAPTSTWDAVAQCESTGNWSINSGNGFYGGLQFTSSTWAAYGGTQYAASADQATKDQQIAIAEKVLADQGPGAWPVCSVKAGLTAGGAPAAVDTSSSTTTGSTTATKQSAPVQQATPKAATPAQQPTAPKVAVKPAVKPAEKPVVAKAADKPAAPTSTKPTTGATYTVKSGDTLSAIAAAHGTNWQSLYQHNAQVVGANADLILPGQVLSI; via the coding sequence TTGACTTTCCGTAACGAGAACACCGCCACCGCCACCGCCACCACCACCCCGAAGAAGCGCAACCGGGTCCGGATGGCCGTCATGGGCGGCGCGATGCTCGCCCTTCCGGTGGCGGGCCTCGTCGCGGCCAACACGGCCTCCGCCGCCCCCACCTCCACCTGGGACGCGGTCGCCCAGTGCGAGAGCACCGGCAACTGGAGCATCAACAGCGGCAACGGCTTCTACGGCGGCCTGCAGTTCACCTCCTCCACCTGGGCGGCCTACGGCGGCACCCAGTACGCGGCCAGCGCGGACCAGGCCACCAAGGACCAGCAGATCGCGATCGCCGAGAAGGTCCTCGCCGACCAGGGCCCCGGCGCCTGGCCGGTCTGCTCCGTCAAGGCGGGCCTGACCGCCGGCGGCGCCCCGGCCGCGGTCGACACCTCGTCCTCGACCACCACCGGCTCCACCACCGCCACCAAGCAGAGCGCCCCGGTCCAGCAGGCCACCCCCAAGGCCGCCACCCCGGCGCAGCAGCCGACCGCCCCCAAGGTCGCCGTGAAGCCGGCCGTGAAGCCGGCCGAGAAGCCGGTCGTCGCGAAGGCCGCCGACAAGCCCGCCGCGCCGACCAGCACCAAGCCCACCACCGGCGCCACCTACACCGTCAAGAGCGGTGACACCCTGAGCGCCATCGCCGCCGCCCACGGCACCAACTGGCAGAGCCTGTACCAGCACAACGCGCAGGTCGTCGGCGCCAACGCCGACCTGATCCTGCCCGGCCAGGTCCTCAGCATCTGA